A portion of the Symphalangus syndactylus isolate Jambi chromosome 13, NHGRI_mSymSyn1-v2.1_pri, whole genome shotgun sequence genome contains these proteins:
- the LMTK3 gene encoding serine/threonine-protein kinase LMTK3 isoform X2, translating to MERSAPRVGVRASGRHHLHLPAILDKMPAPGALILLAAVSASGCLASPAHPDGFALGRAPLAPPYAVVLISCSGLLAFIFLLLTCLCCKRGDVGFKEFENPEGEDCSGEYTPPAEETSSSQSLPDVYILPLAEVSLPMPAPQPSHSDMTTPLGLSRQHLSYLQEIGSGWFGKVILGEIFSDYTPAQVVVKELRASAGPLEQRKFISEAQPYRSLQHPNVLQCLGLCVETLPFLLIMEFCQLGDLKRYLRAQRPPEGLSPELPPRDLRTLQRMGLEIARGLAHLHSHNYVHSDLALRNCLLTSDLTVRIGDYGLAHSNYKEDYYLTPERLWIPLRWAAPELLGELHGTFMVVDQSRESNIWSLGVTLWELFEFGAQPYRHLSDEEVLAFVVRQQHVKLARPRLKLPYADYWYDILQSCWRPPAQRPSASDLQLQLTYLLSERPPRPPPPPPPPRDGPFPWPWPPAHSAPRPGTLSSPFPLLDGFPGADPDDVLTVTESSRGLNLECLWEKARRGAGRGGGAPAWQPASAPPAPHANPSNPFYEALSTPSVLPVISARSPSVSSEYYIRLEEHGSPPEPLFPNDWDPLDPGVPAPQAPQAPSEVPQLVSETWASPLFPAPRPFPAQSSASGSFLLSGWDPEGRGAGETLAGDPAEVLGERGTAPWVEEEEEEEEGSSPGEDSSSLGGGPSRRGPLPCPLCSREGACSCLPLERGDAVAGWGGHPALGCPHPPEDDSSLRAERGSLADLPMAPPASAPPEFLDPLMGAAAPQYPGRGPPPAPPPPPPPPRAPADPAASPDPPSAVASPGSGLSSPGPKPGDSGYETETPFSPEGAFPGGGAAEEEGVPRPRAPPEPPDPGAPRPPPDPGPLPLRGPQEKPTFVVQVSTEQLLMSLREDVTRNLLGEKGATARETGPRKAGRGPGNREKVPGLNRDPTALGNGKQAPSLSLPVNGVTVLENGDQRAPGIEEKAAENGALGSPEREEKVLENGELTPPRREEKALENGELRSPEAGEKVLVNGGLTPPKSEDKVSENGGLRFPRNTERPPETGPWRAPGPWEKTPESWGPAPTIGEPAPETSLERAPAPSAVASSRNGGETAPGPLGPAPKNGTLEPGTERRAPETGGAPRAPGAGRLDLGSGGRAPVGTGTVPGGGPGSGVGAKAGWVDNTRPQPPPPPLPPPPEAQPRRLEPAPPRARPEVVPEGEPGAPDSRAGGDTAPSGDGDPPKPERKGPEMPRLFLDLGPPQGNSEQIKARLSRLSLALPPLTLTPFPGPGPRRPPWEGADAGAAGGEAGGAGAPGPAEEDGEDEDEDEEEDEEAAAPGAAAGPRGPGRARAAPVPVVVSSADADAARPLRGLLKSPRGADEPEDSELERKRKMVSFHGDVTVYLFDQETPTNELSVQAPPEGDTDPSTPPAPPTPPHPATPGDGFPSNDSGFGGSFEWAEDFPLLPPPGPPLCFSRFSVSPALETPGPPARAPDARPAGPVEN from the exons gagtttgagaaccctGAAGGGGAGGACTGCTCCGGGGAATACACTCCCCCGGCGGAGGAGACCTCCTCCTCACAGTCGCTGCCTGATGTTTACATTCTCCCGCTGGCTGAGGTCTCCCTGCCAATGCCTGCCCCGCAGCCTTCACACTCAG ACATGACCACCCCCCTGGGCCTTAGCCGGCAGCACCTGAGCTACCTGCAGGAGATTGGGAGTGGCTGGTTTGGGAAG GTGATCCTGGGAGAGATCTTCTCCGACTACACCCCCGCCCAGGTGGTGGTGAAGGAGCTCCGAGCCAGCGCGGGGCCCCTGGAGCAACGCAAGTTCATCTCGGAAGCACAGCCGTACAG GAGCCTGCAGCACCCCAATGTCCTCCAGTGCCTGGGTCTGTGCGTGGAGACGCTGCCGTTTCTGCTGATTATGGAGTTCTGTCAACTG GGGGACCTGAAGCGTTACCTCCGAGCCCAGCGGCCCCCCGAGGGCCTGTCCCCTGAGCTACCCCCTCGAGACCTGCGGACGCTGCAGAGGATGGGCCTAGAGATCGCCCGCGGGCTGGCGCACCTGCATTCCCACAACTACGTGCACAG CGACCTGGCCCTGCGCAACTGCCTGCTGACCTCTGACCTGACCGTGCGTATCGGAGACTACGGGCTGGCCCACAGCAACTACAAG GAGGACTACTACCTGACCCCAGAGCGCCTGTGGATCCCGCTGCGCTGGGCAGCTCCCGAGCTCCTCGGGGAGCTCCACGGGACCTTCATGGTGGTGGACCAGAGCCGCGAGAGCAACATCTG GTCCCTGGGGGTGACCCTGTGGGAGCTGTTTGAGTTTGGGGCCCAGCCCTACCGCCACCTGTCAGACGAGGAGGTCCTCGCCTTCGTGGTCCGCCAGCAGCATGTGAAGCTGGCCCGGCCGAGGCTCAAGCTGCCTTACGCGGACTACTG GTATGACATTCTTCAGTCCTGCTGGCGGCCACCTGCCCAGCGCCCTTCAGCCTCCGATCTCCAATTGCAGCTCACCTACTTGCTCTCCGAGCGGCCTCCCCGGCCCCCACCGCCGCCACCCCCACCCCGAGACGGTCCCttcccctggccctggcccccTGCACACAGTGCGCCCCGCCCGGGGACCCTCTCCTCACCGTTCCCCCTACTGGATGGCTTCCCTGGAGCCGACCCCGACGATGTGCTCACGGTCACCGAGAGCAGCCGCGGCCTCAACCTCGAGTGCCTGTGGGAGAAGGCCCGGCGTGGGGCCGGCCGGGGTGGGGGGGCACCTGCCTGGCAGCCGGCGTCGGCCCCCCCGGCCCCCCACGCCAACCCCTCCAACCCTTTCTACGAGGCGCTGTCCACTCCCAGCGTGCTGCCTGTCATCAGCGCCCGCAGCCCCTCCGTGAGCAGCGAGTACTACATCCGCCTGGAGGAGCACGGCTCCCCTCCTGAGCCCCTCTTCCCCAACGACTGGGACCCCCTGGACCCAGGAGTGCCCGCCCCTCAGGCCCCCCAGGCCCCCTCCGAGGTCCCCCAGCTGGTGTCCGAGACCTGGGCCTCCCCCCTTTTCCCTGCGCCCCGGCCCTTCCCAGCCCAGTCCTCAGCGTCAGGCAGCTTCCTGCTGAGCGGCTGGGACCCCGAGGGCCGGGGCGCCGGGGAGACCCTGGCGGGAGACCCTGCCGAGGTCCTGGGGGAGCGGGGGACCGCCCCGTGggtggaagaagaagaggaagaggaggagggcagCTCCCCAGGGGAAGACAGCAGCAGCCTTGGAGGTGGCCCAAGCCGCCGGGGTCCCCTACCCTGTCCCCTGTGCAGCCGCGAGGGGGCCTGCTCCTGCCTGCCACTGGAGCGGGGGGACGCCGTAGCAGGCTGGGGAGGCCACCCTGCTCTtggctgcccccacccccccgAGGACGACTCCTCGCTGCGGGCAGAGCGGGGTTCCCTGGCCGACTTGCCCATGGCCccccccgcctcggccccccCCGAGTTTCTGGACCCCCTCATGGGGGCGGCGGCGCCCCAGTACCCCGGGCGGGGGCCACCTCCCGCTCCCCCCCCCCCGCCGCCACCTCCTCGGGCCCCCGCGGACCCGGCCGCGTCCCCCGACCCCCCTTCGGCCGTGGCCAGTCCCGGTTCAGGCCTCTCGTCGCCGGGCCCCAAGCCGGGGGACAGCGGCTACGAGACCGAGACCCCTTTTTCCCCAGAGGGAGCCTTCCCAGGTGGGGGGGCGGCCGAGGAGGAAGGGGTCCCTCGGCCGCGGGCTCCCCCCGAGCCACCCGACCCAGGAGCGCCCCGGCCACCTCCAGACCCGGGTCCGCTCCCACTCCGGGGGCCCCAGGAGAAGCCGACCTTCGTGGTTCAAGTGAGCACGGAGCAGCTGCTGATGTCCCTGCGGGAGGATGTGACAAGGAACCTCCTGGGGGAGAAGGGGGCGACAGCCCGGGAGACAGGACCCAGGAAGGCGGGGAGAGGCCCCGGGAACAGAGAGAAAGTCCCGGGCCTGAACAGGGACCCGACAGCCCTGGGCAACGGGAAACAAGCCCCAAGCCTGAGCCTCCCAGTGAACGGGGTGACAGTGCTGGAGAACGGGGACCAGAGAGCCCCAGGCATCGAGGAGAAGGCGGCGGAGAATGGGGCCCTGGGGTCCCccgagagagaagagaaagtgcTGGAGAATGGGGAGCTGACACCCccaaggagggaagagaaggcGCTGGAGAATGGGGAGCTGAGGTCCCCAGAGGCCGGGGAGAAGGTGCTGGTGAATGGGGGCCTGACACCCCCAAAGAGCGAGGACAAGGTGTCAGAGAATGGGGGCCTGAGATTCCCCAGGAACACGGAGAGGCCACCAGAGACTGGGCCTTGGAGAGCCCCAGGGCCCTGGGAGAAGACGCCCGAGAGTTGGGGTCCAGCCCCCACGATCGGGGAGCCAGCCCCAGAGACCTCTCTGGAgagagcccctgcacccagcgcAGTGGCCTCCTCCCGGAACGGCGGGGAGACAGCCCCTGGCCCCCTTGGCCCAGCTCCCAAGAACGGGACGCTGGAACCCGGGACCGAGAGGAGAGCCCCCGAGACTGGGGGGGCGCCGAGAGCCccaggggctgggaggctggACCTCGGGAGTGGGGGCCGAGCCCCAGTGGGCACGGGGACGGTCCCCGGCGGCGGCCCCGGAAGCGGCGTGGGCGCAAAGGCCGGATGGGTAGACAACACGAGGCCGCAGCCACCGCCGCCACCGCTGCCACCGCCACCGGAGGCACAGCCGAGGAGGCTGGAGCCAGCGCCCCCGAGAGCCAGACCGGAGGTGGTCCCCGAGGGAGAGCCCGGGGCCCCAGACAGCAGGGCCGGCGGAGACACGGCACCCAGCGGAGACGGGGACCCCCCCAAGCCCGAGAGGAAGGGCCCCGAGATGCCACGACTATTCTTGGACTTGGGACCCCCTCAGGGGAACAGCGAGCAGATCAAAG CCAGGCTCTCCCGGCTCTCGCTGGCGCTGCCGCCGCTCACGCTCACGCCGTTCCCGGGGCCGGGCCCGCGGCGGCCCCCGTGGGAGGGCGCGGACGCCGGGGCGGCTGGCGGGGAGGCCGGCGGGGCGGGGGCGCCGGGGCCGGCGGAGGAGGACGGGGAGGACGAGGacgaggacgaggaggaggacgaggaggcgGCGGCGCCGGGCGCGGCGGCGGGGCCGCGGGGCCCCGGGAGGGCGCGAGCAGCCCCGGTGCCCGTCGTGGTGAGCAGCGCCGACGCGGACGCGGCCCGCCCGCTGCGGGGGCTGCTCAAGTCTCCGCGCGGGGCCGACGAGCCAGAGGACAGCGAGCTGGAGAGGAAGCGCAAGATGGTCTCCTTCCACGGGGACGTGACCGTCTACCTCTTCGACCAG GAGACGCCAACCAACGAGCTGAGCGTCCAGGCCCCCCCCGAGGGGGACACGGACCCGTCAACGCCTCCAGCGCCCCCGACGCCTCCCCACCCCGCCACCCCCGGAGATGGGTTTCCCAGCAACGACAGCGGCTTTG GAGGCAGTTTCGAGTGGGCGGAGgatttccccctcctcccccctccagGCCCCCCGCTGTGCTTCTCCCGCTTCTCCGTCTCGCCTGCGCTGGAGACCCCGGGGCCACCCGCCCGGGCCCCCGACGCCCGGCCCGCAG GCCCCGTGGAGAATTGA
- the LMTK3 gene encoding serine/threonine-protein kinase LMTK3 isoform X3: MESRHHLHLPAILDKMPAPGALILLAAVSASGCLASPAHPDGFALGRAPLAPPYAVVLISCSGLLAFIFLLLTCLCCKRGDVGFKEFENPEGEDCSGEYTPPAEETSSSQSLPDVYILPLAEVSLPMPAPQPSHSDMTTPLGLSRQHLSYLQEIGSGWFGKVILGEIFSDYTPAQVVVKELRASAGPLEQRKFISEAQPYRSLQHPNVLQCLGLCVETLPFLLIMEFCQLGDLKRYLRAQRPPEGLSPELPPRDLRTLQRMGLEIARGLAHLHSHNYVHSDLALRNCLLTSDLTVRIGDYGLAHSNYKEDYYLTPERLWIPLRWAAPELLGELHGTFMVVDQSRESNIWSLGVTLWELFEFGAQPYRHLSDEEVLAFVVRQQHVKLARPRLKLPYADYWYDILQSCWRPPAQRPSASDLQLQLTYLLSERPPRPPPPPPPPRDGPFPWPWPPAHSAPRPGTLSSPFPLLDGFPGADPDDVLTVTESSRGLNLECLWEKARRGAGRGGGAPAWQPASAPPAPHANPSNPFYEALSTPSVLPVISARSPSVSSEYYIRLEEHGSPPEPLFPNDWDPLDPGVPAPQAPQAPSEVPQLVSETWASPLFPAPRPFPAQSSASGSFLLSGWDPEGRGAGETLAGDPAEVLGERGTAPWVEEEEEEEEGSSPGEDSSSLGGGPSRRGPLPCPLCSREGACSCLPLERGDAVAGWGGHPALGCPHPPEDDSSLRAERGSLADLPMAPPASAPPEFLDPLMGAAAPQYPGRGPPPAPPPPPPPPRAPADPAASPDPPSAVASPGSGLSSPGPKPGDSGYETETPFSPEGAFPGGGAAEEEGVPRPRAPPEPPDPGAPRPPPDPGPLPLRGPQEKPTFVVQVSTEQLLMSLREDVTRNLLGEKGATARETGPRKAGRGPGNREKVPGLNRDPTALGNGKQAPSLSLPVNGVTVLENGDQRAPGIEEKAAENGALGSPEREEKVLENGELTPPRREEKALENGELRSPEAGEKVLVNGGLTPPKSEDKVSENGGLRFPRNTERPPETGPWRAPGPWEKTPESWGPAPTIGEPAPETSLERAPAPSAVASSRNGGETAPGPLGPAPKNGTLEPGTERRAPETGGAPRAPGAGRLDLGSGGRAPVGTGTVPGGGPGSGVGAKAGWVDNTRPQPPPPPLPPPPEAQPRRLEPAPPRARPEVVPEGEPGAPDSRAGGDTAPSGDGDPPKPERKGPEMPRLFLDLGPPQGNSEQIKARLSRLSLALPPLTLTPFPGPGPRRPPWEGADAGAAGGEAGGAGAPGPAEEDGEDEDEDEEEDEEAAAPGAAAGPRGPGRARAAPVPVVVSSADADAARPLRGLLKSPRGADEPEDSELERKRKMVSFHGDVTVYLFDQETPTNELSVQAPPEGDTDPSTPPAPPTPPHPATPGDGFPSNDSGFGGSFEWAEDFPLLPPPGPPLCFSRFSVSPALETPGPPARAPDARPAGPVEN, translated from the exons gagtttgagaaccctGAAGGGGAGGACTGCTCCGGGGAATACACTCCCCCGGCGGAGGAGACCTCCTCCTCACAGTCGCTGCCTGATGTTTACATTCTCCCGCTGGCTGAGGTCTCCCTGCCAATGCCTGCCCCGCAGCCTTCACACTCAG ACATGACCACCCCCCTGGGCCTTAGCCGGCAGCACCTGAGCTACCTGCAGGAGATTGGGAGTGGCTGGTTTGGGAAG GTGATCCTGGGAGAGATCTTCTCCGACTACACCCCCGCCCAGGTGGTGGTGAAGGAGCTCCGAGCCAGCGCGGGGCCCCTGGAGCAACGCAAGTTCATCTCGGAAGCACAGCCGTACAG GAGCCTGCAGCACCCCAATGTCCTCCAGTGCCTGGGTCTGTGCGTGGAGACGCTGCCGTTTCTGCTGATTATGGAGTTCTGTCAACTG GGGGACCTGAAGCGTTACCTCCGAGCCCAGCGGCCCCCCGAGGGCCTGTCCCCTGAGCTACCCCCTCGAGACCTGCGGACGCTGCAGAGGATGGGCCTAGAGATCGCCCGCGGGCTGGCGCACCTGCATTCCCACAACTACGTGCACAG CGACCTGGCCCTGCGCAACTGCCTGCTGACCTCTGACCTGACCGTGCGTATCGGAGACTACGGGCTGGCCCACAGCAACTACAAG GAGGACTACTACCTGACCCCAGAGCGCCTGTGGATCCCGCTGCGCTGGGCAGCTCCCGAGCTCCTCGGGGAGCTCCACGGGACCTTCATGGTGGTGGACCAGAGCCGCGAGAGCAACATCTG GTCCCTGGGGGTGACCCTGTGGGAGCTGTTTGAGTTTGGGGCCCAGCCCTACCGCCACCTGTCAGACGAGGAGGTCCTCGCCTTCGTGGTCCGCCAGCAGCATGTGAAGCTGGCCCGGCCGAGGCTCAAGCTGCCTTACGCGGACTACTG GTATGACATTCTTCAGTCCTGCTGGCGGCCACCTGCCCAGCGCCCTTCAGCCTCCGATCTCCAATTGCAGCTCACCTACTTGCTCTCCGAGCGGCCTCCCCGGCCCCCACCGCCGCCACCCCCACCCCGAGACGGTCCCttcccctggccctggcccccTGCACACAGTGCGCCCCGCCCGGGGACCCTCTCCTCACCGTTCCCCCTACTGGATGGCTTCCCTGGAGCCGACCCCGACGATGTGCTCACGGTCACCGAGAGCAGCCGCGGCCTCAACCTCGAGTGCCTGTGGGAGAAGGCCCGGCGTGGGGCCGGCCGGGGTGGGGGGGCACCTGCCTGGCAGCCGGCGTCGGCCCCCCCGGCCCCCCACGCCAACCCCTCCAACCCTTTCTACGAGGCGCTGTCCACTCCCAGCGTGCTGCCTGTCATCAGCGCCCGCAGCCCCTCCGTGAGCAGCGAGTACTACATCCGCCTGGAGGAGCACGGCTCCCCTCCTGAGCCCCTCTTCCCCAACGACTGGGACCCCCTGGACCCAGGAGTGCCCGCCCCTCAGGCCCCCCAGGCCCCCTCCGAGGTCCCCCAGCTGGTGTCCGAGACCTGGGCCTCCCCCCTTTTCCCTGCGCCCCGGCCCTTCCCAGCCCAGTCCTCAGCGTCAGGCAGCTTCCTGCTGAGCGGCTGGGACCCCGAGGGCCGGGGCGCCGGGGAGACCCTGGCGGGAGACCCTGCCGAGGTCCTGGGGGAGCGGGGGACCGCCCCGTGggtggaagaagaagaggaagaggaggagggcagCTCCCCAGGGGAAGACAGCAGCAGCCTTGGAGGTGGCCCAAGCCGCCGGGGTCCCCTACCCTGTCCCCTGTGCAGCCGCGAGGGGGCCTGCTCCTGCCTGCCACTGGAGCGGGGGGACGCCGTAGCAGGCTGGGGAGGCCACCCTGCTCTtggctgcccccacccccccgAGGACGACTCCTCGCTGCGGGCAGAGCGGGGTTCCCTGGCCGACTTGCCCATGGCCccccccgcctcggccccccCCGAGTTTCTGGACCCCCTCATGGGGGCGGCGGCGCCCCAGTACCCCGGGCGGGGGCCACCTCCCGCTCCCCCCCCCCCGCCGCCACCTCCTCGGGCCCCCGCGGACCCGGCCGCGTCCCCCGACCCCCCTTCGGCCGTGGCCAGTCCCGGTTCAGGCCTCTCGTCGCCGGGCCCCAAGCCGGGGGACAGCGGCTACGAGACCGAGACCCCTTTTTCCCCAGAGGGAGCCTTCCCAGGTGGGGGGGCGGCCGAGGAGGAAGGGGTCCCTCGGCCGCGGGCTCCCCCCGAGCCACCCGACCCAGGAGCGCCCCGGCCACCTCCAGACCCGGGTCCGCTCCCACTCCGGGGGCCCCAGGAGAAGCCGACCTTCGTGGTTCAAGTGAGCACGGAGCAGCTGCTGATGTCCCTGCGGGAGGATGTGACAAGGAACCTCCTGGGGGAGAAGGGGGCGACAGCCCGGGAGACAGGACCCAGGAAGGCGGGGAGAGGCCCCGGGAACAGAGAGAAAGTCCCGGGCCTGAACAGGGACCCGACAGCCCTGGGCAACGGGAAACAAGCCCCAAGCCTGAGCCTCCCAGTGAACGGGGTGACAGTGCTGGAGAACGGGGACCAGAGAGCCCCAGGCATCGAGGAGAAGGCGGCGGAGAATGGGGCCCTGGGGTCCCccgagagagaagagaaagtgcTGGAGAATGGGGAGCTGACACCCccaaggagggaagagaaggcGCTGGAGAATGGGGAGCTGAGGTCCCCAGAGGCCGGGGAGAAGGTGCTGGTGAATGGGGGCCTGACACCCCCAAAGAGCGAGGACAAGGTGTCAGAGAATGGGGGCCTGAGATTCCCCAGGAACACGGAGAGGCCACCAGAGACTGGGCCTTGGAGAGCCCCAGGGCCCTGGGAGAAGACGCCCGAGAGTTGGGGTCCAGCCCCCACGATCGGGGAGCCAGCCCCAGAGACCTCTCTGGAgagagcccctgcacccagcgcAGTGGCCTCCTCCCGGAACGGCGGGGAGACAGCCCCTGGCCCCCTTGGCCCAGCTCCCAAGAACGGGACGCTGGAACCCGGGACCGAGAGGAGAGCCCCCGAGACTGGGGGGGCGCCGAGAGCCccaggggctgggaggctggACCTCGGGAGTGGGGGCCGAGCCCCAGTGGGCACGGGGACGGTCCCCGGCGGCGGCCCCGGAAGCGGCGTGGGCGCAAAGGCCGGATGGGTAGACAACACGAGGCCGCAGCCACCGCCGCCACCGCTGCCACCGCCACCGGAGGCACAGCCGAGGAGGCTGGAGCCAGCGCCCCCGAGAGCCAGACCGGAGGTGGTCCCCGAGGGAGAGCCCGGGGCCCCAGACAGCAGGGCCGGCGGAGACACGGCACCCAGCGGAGACGGGGACCCCCCCAAGCCCGAGAGGAAGGGCCCCGAGATGCCACGACTATTCTTGGACTTGGGACCCCCTCAGGGGAACAGCGAGCAGATCAAAG CCAGGCTCTCCCGGCTCTCGCTGGCGCTGCCGCCGCTCACGCTCACGCCGTTCCCGGGGCCGGGCCCGCGGCGGCCCCCGTGGGAGGGCGCGGACGCCGGGGCGGCTGGCGGGGAGGCCGGCGGGGCGGGGGCGCCGGGGCCGGCGGAGGAGGACGGGGAGGACGAGGacgaggacgaggaggaggacgaggaggcgGCGGCGCCGGGCGCGGCGGCGGGGCCGCGGGGCCCCGGGAGGGCGCGAGCAGCCCCGGTGCCCGTCGTGGTGAGCAGCGCCGACGCGGACGCGGCCCGCCCGCTGCGGGGGCTGCTCAAGTCTCCGCGCGGGGCCGACGAGCCAGAGGACAGCGAGCTGGAGAGGAAGCGCAAGATGGTCTCCTTCCACGGGGACGTGACCGTCTACCTCTTCGACCAG GAGACGCCAACCAACGAGCTGAGCGTCCAGGCCCCCCCCGAGGGGGACACGGACCCGTCAACGCCTCCAGCGCCCCCGACGCCTCCCCACCCCGCCACCCCCGGAGATGGGTTTCCCAGCAACGACAGCGGCTTTG GAGGCAGTTTCGAGTGGGCGGAGgatttccccctcctcccccctccagGCCCCCCGCTGTGCTTCTCCCGCTTCTCCGTCTCGCCTGCGCTGGAGACCCCGGGGCCACCCGCCCGGGCCCCCGACGCCCGGCCCGCAG GCCCCGTGGAGAATTGA